The genome window AGATTTGTTTGTGGTGGGTGAATATTGGTTAAACAATATTGACACCTTACATTGGTATATCAATGCCGTTAATGGCAAAATGTCGGTCTTTGATGTACCACTCCACTACAATTTTTATTACGCTAGCCGATCCGGTGGACATTATGACATGGGGAGTATTCTCAATGGCACTTTGATGCAGCAACGTCCCACCCATGCGGTTACGTTTGTGGAAAACCATGATTCCCAACCCTTACAGTCATTAGAAGCCCCCGTAGAACCCTGGTTTAAACCCTTAGCGTATGCGATCATTTTATTGCGCCGCGAGGGGTATCCTTGTGTCTTTTATGCCGATTATTACGGTACAGAATACGAGGATTACGGCAAAGATGGCAATCGGTACAAGATTTTTCTTCCCTCTCACCGTTGGATTATTGACAAATTACTCTATGCTCGGAAACAGTATGCTTATGGGGATCAATACGATTACTTTGATCACTACAATACAATTGGTTGGACGCGCTTAGGGGATCACGCTCATCCGAAAGCCATGGCAGTGATTATGAGTGATAGTGTGCCAGGTTACAAGTGGATGGAAGTGGGTAAACCGAATGCCAAGTTCTATGATTTAACCGAACATATAAAAGAACCCATTTACACCAATGAATGGGGATGGGCAGAATTTCGGTGTAACGGCGGTTCTGTTTCCGTTTGGGTTCAAGAATAAGCGATGAATCAATGTAGGTTGGGTGGAGCGACAGCGATACCCAACATTTCCTTGAGGTATATGGCTCATAACGTTTGCATTGGTTGGGTTTCGTACCTTAACCCAACCTACGGCTACGGCGATCGCTCTTCCAGCCAACTCGACAAATCCGCTAAACTGTTGAAGTCTAAAAAATCTTCTCCTAAGCTTTCTAAATCTTCAAGAGATAAATCTTCAATTTGGCGGCTGAGTTTCGCCGGGATATCTCCAAAACGCTTTTTAAGTTGGCGCATGATTAAGGCAAGTGCTTCAGTGAGTCGTCCTTTTTCTTCGGCATAAGTAATTCGCCCTTTCTCATCTTGCAGCATCATCCCTCGGCGATCCACAATGTCCAACTCTTCTACTGTCATATTGGCTTGATTAGCCAGTTGTAAAGCAAATTCTATTTCCGATACTTCTGCCAAACTCTTAGGAATACTATCTAAACTTGCCGCCTCCTTCAGAAAATAAATCCATTTATCTGCCAAAGTACGTGCCTCAGACAGCGTTTTCTTGAATTTCGGTAATTCTACAAAAATTAGCCGCAGTTCATTTCCCAATATTTTAAACTTATCTTCTTCCTCATGAAAGGAAAATTTGCTGATTATTTTATCCGTATCTAAAAACAAGGTAAAATCCGTAATCGTCACCGCTATTGCTGGATTGATCAGCGGATAATCTTCTCCTTTTGCCAACTGGTTACTATAGGATTTTGCCAGATTATATGCCACTCGCTTATTAAACGCCGCCATGGAAGCGACTTGCATTTCTATGATCACAATCGAGCCGTCAGCCAACACCGCTTTTACATCTAAATAGGTTTCTTTTAAGCTAATCACCTGACCGGGATTATAGGGATTGACAATCGTTAAGGATTGAATCACTTTCTCACCGTCATAAATTATGGCATTTAGAAAGCTGATTAAAATTTCTTGACTTTGTTCAGAGCCGAATATTTTTTTAAATGCATAATCAACCTTGGGACTGATAAATCTCATTAGTCTCTCCTGTTTAAACCTGAAAAGATAGAAGATGTTTGAATCGTAACACAAAAACTCATGGCATCTTACCTTTACTCCGCCTAAAGTCCAAAGTAAAAGTGCACTGCTAAGTAGGTGAACACAATTAAAGTTAACTGTTGAGATTAGGGAACAGGGAACAGGGAATAGTAAGGGTTTGGGGGCTATTTACAAAACTTAATACAGTGTCGTTTTCCTTTGTCCGACTACTACCGAATTGACACCAATGATTTTACTTCGCAGAGGGGGTGCGATCGCACACCGCAACAGGACACCCCTTTTAGGGGAGTAGATTCAACGCTAGGATCAAGGATAATCATCATTGGAAGCGATCGCGTTGATGTATATGGAGGACTAAAAACCATGAGTGGAAAAAAGATTTTAATGGTCGTTGGTGATTTCGTCGAAGACTACGAGGTCATGGTGCCATTTCAGGCATTGCAAATGGTGGGACATACTGTTCATGCCGTTTGTCCTGATAAAAAGGCTGGAGACACCGTAAAAACGGCGGTTCACGATTTTGAAGGGGATCAAACCTACAGTGAAAAACCCGGTCATAACTTCGCCTTGAATGCCACATTCAGTGAGGTAGTAGCCGCCGATTATGACGCGCTGATGATTCCCGGTGGACGCGCCCCGGAATATATCCGCCTAAATGAGAGGGTTCTAGAAATAACCCGCCACTTTGCCCAAGCCAATAAACCCATCGCCTCTATTTGTCATGGATTGCAGGTTTTAGCCGCCGCTGGTGTGCTAGAAGGAAAAAGCTGTACCGCGTATCCAGCTTGTGGACCCGATGTAAAATCAGCAGGCGGATTATATACCAACATTCCGGTTAATGAAGCCATGGTTGATGATAATTTAGTCACCGCCCCCGCTTGGCCCGCACACCCGGCTTGGTTAGCCGAGTTTCTGAAATTGTTGGGGACAAAAATTGAACATCAACAGATGGCGGCGGTTTAACTGAGGAGCAATAACACTGAAAAGCGTGCAGGTTTGGATTGTCGAAACCCTTGCTATACCCCTATTTTTAAGCTTGCCAGCCCAGTAGGGTGGGCATTGCCCACCAGCCAAAATTTCACACTTGAGAACGAGGCTAACGAGGCTAGGCTACGCCCCAAATAAAAGTAACCAAATCGGTAAGGTAAGTAAAAGTCCTATCGAACCAACCGCCAGTGCTGTCACGGTTAACTCGCGATCAAGTTCATAAACTTCCGCGATGACTAAGGTGGCAAAGGCTGGCGGCATTGCCATTTGCAGGACGATCGCTAATTGCGGCTTACCAACTATGCCAAACTGTGATAACGCTATCCCTAACACTAAGGGGAGCAGTAACATTTTAATGCCCAGACCCACCCCCGCTTGTTTAACTTTGCGCCAAGACGCCAACTGACTCAAGCGCATACCAATCAGAACCAGTGAAAGCGCGATCGCACTCCAGGCAAATTTTTCCATTCCCTCTTCTAGCCATCCTGGTAACGGAACCTGACGCAACCCCAATCCGATGCCCATACTCCACAGCGCCGGATTAATCACCAGCGATCGCACTAACTGCCCATGACTCTTCTCACCCTGACCAAAACGTGCCGCTAACACTACCCCTAAACCATAAGCACCCAGTAAAGTTCCTAGCATGTCATAAAATAGCGCCCAACCAAAATAGTTTTTTCCCAACAAGGTTAGATTAACGGGAAACCCCAAATACCCTGTATTTCCTACCATCGACGCCAGCAAGAAACTCCCTTGAGTCGGTTTAGTCCACCCAGATGGAGTATCATTTGTCAAGCCTTTATTCGCGGCAAACTTCCCCCCACCCTTAATCCAAAACCAAGCCAATCCTGCACCCAACAAAATCGCCACCCAAGCCGCGATCGGGGCAATCCAAATCTTTCCCGATAGATCTGCACCCCGCAGAAACGTAATAATACTGATAGGAACTCCAATCCAGAACAGAAATTGACCAATAAACGTTGGTATCCACCGAGGCATCAAACGTCCCAACACCCATCCGAGTAGCACACCACCCCCTAGCTGGAGGTAAAGTTGGAACAAGGGTCGTAAACGCTCTGGATCTAAGCTGGGCATTAGAGAATGATCAAACAGACAACGGTTTTGATGATAAGTCAGTCTCCCAGAAAAGAAATTGGCACAAATTACAGAACGGAAAAACTTATACTATAGAGTTCACTGCTACCTTCTTCCAGTTGGAATAGGTTCCCCTTTCCCCGTTCAAGAATTAGCACCTTCAGGAGTGGAGTTTTGAAGACCCCCGATTTTCCCGGAGAACCCGTCAACCTATCCGAATCAACAGAGGAGGATATTCCCGTAGCCGTAAGGGATACGCCCGACACCCGACGGCGATCGCGGTTGCAGCCATTTCTAATTATCCTGGCAGTATTAGGAGGCGGCGCGATCGTTTTGGGGCTAATCCTCTCCTCGTCCACCTCCCAATCTCCCCAAACGATTACCGCTTCCCCCCAACCCACGACAACAGATACCTCCACCTCAACAACTCCGGAGGAAAGTGAGAGTGAGAGTGAGAACGACGTTGATAATCTTCTGGGACACCTCCCCTACGAAGAAGCTCCTCTATCCGAACTCGAACCCATTACCTCAGATGGTCGCATTCAACTCCGGGAAGCGGCGGCGAAGAAATTTAAAGCGATGAGGGCAGCCGCTCAAGCCGATGGCATCGTATTAGTCGCAATATCCGGCTATCGTACTCAGCAACAACAGCAGCATCTCTTTTTTGACATCAAAGCACAACGGGGACAAGTGGCGACACAACGGGCTGAAGTCAGTGCGCCTCCCGGTTACAGCGAACATCACACCGGTTATGCCGTCGATATTGGCGATGGCAGAACACCCGCCACAAATCTGAACACCAATTTTGAGAATACAGCGGCGTTTAAGTGGCTGGAAGAGAATGCCGCGTACTATAGCTTTGAGTTATCCTTTCCCAAAGGAAATCCCCAAGGTGTGAGTTATGAACCATGGCATTGGCGCTTTGTTGGTGATCCAGATAGTTTAGAAACCTTCTACAAAGCCCAAAATTTGGATCGTCCTGATTTGGAACCGTCTCCTTCGTCCTCAGAACCAGAGGATGAGTCTAGTACCAGGGAACAGGGAACAGGCAACAGGGAATAGATAACAGGGAAAGGTTGTTGTAGTGCGAGCGTCTCGCTCGCTATTTTGGTCTCGCTCGCTATTTTGTATAGTTTTTTATCCCCAGAGGGAACAGGATGGAACAAGAGATTCAAATACTAAAACGTATAATTAATGTTAATATTCCATTATCACTAAAAGTTTACTTTGTCAATAGCAAACTGTTAAAAATTCAAAATTAACCCTCAACAAAACGCACTTTTATATCAAATGATGCAGCAAACCACTCTCAATGTAATTGCCATTGGTATCTTTGGCATGACCCTTTCCGCCCTACTGACTCCAATTTTTAATATTCCGCCAGCGATTCCCGCCTTGGCAACATTTGGAATTTTAGGATTAGTTACGGTAGACAGTCTCAGCTTTCAAGGTAAAGGCACAACGGTACTATTAGATTGGTTAGCCCAGAGGCGCAGTGACTATCGCGATCGCATTCTGCACCATGAAGCGGGTCATTTCCTGGTGGCTTACCTGTTGGGGATTCCGATCGCGGGTTATACGCTGACAGCCTGGGAAGCCTTGAAGCAGGGACAACCGGGTTTAGGTGGCGTGCAATTTGATACTCAGCAACTCTCACCGAATCCCCTTGCCATTGGCGAAATGCGATTGACTCTGGATCGATTCTGTACGGTTTGGATGGCAGGAATTGCGGCAGAAACCCTGGTTTATGGTGAAGCGGAAGGCGGAATCGACGATTGCCAAAAATTAAAAGAGGCGTTGAGATTATTTGAACGTCCGGTTGGTGAATTTACCACCAAACAGCGTTGGGCGATGCTGCAAGCTCAAACGATGTTACAGGATAACTGGGAGGCTTACGAAGCCCTGATCAAAGCTATGGCAGAACGGACATCCGTAGGCGACTGCTATCGCCTGATTCAAGATCATTACCACAGTTGAGCAGGGGGAGCTGGGGAAGCTGGGGTCAAAACTCAACACTTTAATAAAGCGTGTCATCACTGTAAAGCACCTGGTTCGTTCCTTTAGCTTTAGCACGCAAAAGATTATGATCAGCCCGTTTGACCAGGCTTTCGCCTTTGTGATCATCTGAAGCCTTGAGAGAAGCAATGCCAACGCTAATCGTAATCTCGATCGCGATCGTACCATCTACATTAAACGGTTGCTCGTTGATCTGATATCGCAGGCGTTTGGCGACAATTTTAGCTTCCTCTCCACTGGTTTGATTGAGAACCACTAAAAATTCTTCCCCACCATACCGAAACAACGTATCCTGTAGGCGCAGATTATGCTGGAGTCGGGTTGAGAGCAGCTGCAAAACGCGATCGCCAACCTGATGTCCATAGGTATCATTCACTGATTTGAAATGATCCACATCCATCATAATCACACTCAGATCCGTGATGTAGGTGCGGGCATTTTGGATTTGCCGGGGTAACTCCCATTCCATTGCCCGACGATTATTCAGTTCGGTTAAGGGATCAGCCAGAGCCAGGGTGGAGAGAACATCATTGGTTTGCAGCAGTTTTTGGTAGAACTGTACACTGCGCCATCCGGCTAGGATATGGGCTTTCAGGAGCCGATATTCTGCTAACGTACTTCCTGGATCTCCTGTTGGGGTGCAAGTCAAGGGTAAGTAAGCATCTGCACCGCCTTCTAGGGCTTCAGCACAAATAATTTGTTCCCGACGCGGATCAGCCGCTTTGCCTTCACTCAAGGAATAAGACGGGTCATTAATTAAAATGCAATACGTCCAGCTTAACTGTAGCTGTTCTTTAACCTGCTTACACAGTTCCAAACTCCCGTTTTGGGTTGCCTGCACAATTAAAATTGCGTATTGTTTAGCTTGAACCTTACTCAGAGCATCTTCTGGATTGGCAGACTCCTCCACCTTGCCAGACGTGATCGTGCGAATCTGGTCAAGGAACGTCTTAAGGAATTGCGGATTTCCCACGATTAATACAGAAGCGTCCATTTTGGGATGTAGCTCTGAAGAGCTGAGACATTGACCCTGTGCACCTGATTTGACACTCTCCGCCCTATAAGGAAAGAGATTCTTCTTTCATAGACCCGGCTTGCTGAAATAGGCTTGCGCCTAAAACAGTAGAGGCTAAGTCTCCAGAAGCGTTCGGATTCAAAATCCAAGTTCCGACGTGACCCGCCGTACTTAAGGCTATTTTCAGAATATTGATGGCGGCGTTCCAATCCCGATCCAAAATACATCCACATCGACAGATATGAGTTCTGGTAGACAAGGATTTTTTAACTACCGTACCGCAGCTGGAGCATTCCTGGGAACTATAGGCAGGATTAACCGCGATGGTTATTTTGCCACACTTAACCCCAAAATACTCCAGCCATTTTCTGAACTGATACCAACCTGCATCATTGATCGATTTGGCTAAACAATGATTTTTAACCAGATTTCTAATCCTCAAATCTTCATAAGCGACCAAATCGTTAGATTGGATTACGCAACGCGCCACTCTCTTGGCGTGTTCTTCACGCTGCCTACTTATTTTGAGGTGAAATCGCCCTAATCGATTAATGGCTTTCTTGCGGTTGGTAGAGCCAATCTCAGTGCGTGAAACTCGTCTTTGAAGGAATCTTAAGCGTTTTTCACCTTCCCGGTAAAATCGGGGATTGGGTTCTTGATAGCCGTTGCTATCGGTATAGAACTCTTTGAGTCCCACGTCTAACCCAATGGCTTTCCCTGTCGGCTGACTCTCTACTTTATTCTCAGCATTGACCAAGAATTGAACATAGTAGCCATCAGCGCGACGGACTAACCGCACCCGTTTTATTGACCCAAGTTGATAGAAGTTTAAGCATGCCCTCGAACGAAGTGAAGGGTCCCACGTCCCTTTGAGCTTGAGTTTTCCAATCCTTTTCTTGTCCGTGAAGGTTATTTGTTTTCGAGTTTCAGAAAGCTTCCAGCCGCTAGTTTTGTATTCAACTGAACGGCAGTTTTTCTTAAACTTTGGATAACCCTTCTTTCCCGGAATAGACTTTCTACAATTGCTGTAAAATCGGGCAATTGACGAATATGCCCTTTCAACAGCCGTTTGACAAGCATGAGAGTTTAAGTCCTTAACAAAAGAAAACTCAGCTCTCAACGATGTATTGTGACGATACAGATCCTTTTGTCCAACACCTTCATTATCCATCCAGTAACGGATGCACTTATTGCGGACAAATTGAGCGGTTAAGATCGCCTCATCAATCGCTAAATATTGAGCTGTTTTCCCTTTAGCCTTAAACTCAAAAACTAACATTTGACGTGAAAAATTTTACAGCAATATTATAACATAAAGCCGTCCTAAAAGGACGGGGAGCCTGAACCCACTATTTCCGGTCAAAACGTTTTCTATCAGAAGTTGAAGCTTTGGCAGGGGATTTCCCCCACCATCAGTTAACTTATCGTGCCTTCTGCCTGGTTGGTGAGCGTTCGACTGAGCGCTCACGCGGCTCGACTGAGCGCTCGCCGAACGTCCGAAGTCCTGCCGAACCACTGCCTCCTGCCTTGGTGTCTTGTCTCCACCAATAGTGTAAGTATTCAACCGGACATAATTATAACCCCACCCAAATCAACGATTCAGATGGGGATAAAGATGGCAAAACCTCAGTCAGTGAAGCACATGCTGAGGAACCTTTTTTGGGAACACACTAAGTTAGGGGATTACTTCTTTTGTTTGAGTTGCTTCAAGATTGAACCGACACCCAGGGAACCCACAGCGAGCAAGCCACCGATTGTACCGGGTTCAGGAACCTCGGTTGCCGTAAACACAGCACCAGAGAATTTTAGATTCTCGTCTATTGTTTTACCTGCATCGAGTTTTGCCTGAACTTGATCAACGGTAGTATTGTTGATTTGGAAGGTGATGTTACCACGACCTTTAGAGATATCATTAGAGGCACTGGTAAAGAATCCAGAAATTGCCACGTCTACGGCTACGTTAGCACCACTATTTTTTAGATCGTAGGTAGCCGTTTGCAGAGTGAAAATATCTTCCCCATCTTCGATGGTGTCTACATCACCTGGGAAAAAACCAACAACACCAGGAATTGGAGTTTTACCCAAGTCAAGAAAAGGAGTCTCTGCTAACAGGGGAGTAAAAGAGAGAATACTACCTATGTTTGCCGAATTGAATACTTCAAAACTGGGATCATTACTCGTAATCGAAACTGGAGTGACGGGTTGGGGACTGAATGTGAGGGAGTTCTTGCTGAATTTAACGATACTTTGGCCCATATCAGACGCACCAGAAGCTAACTGAAACTTACCTGTCAACGCAATGGCGTTTGCTTCACCAGCATTAGTCAACACACCAGCCGCGACTAGGGGAATTGTAGCCAAAGAGCCAAGAATTGCTTTTTTCATACTATGGGGTACTCCTGTTGTTACTGCAAAATTTAGGGAACTGAGGGATTGCTAAGGGAGGCAGGGATATATTTTGATTTTCCTTTCCTCAAATTAACGTCTTGTTACTTAATCTGTCTATAGTTACCTGTAAGGATTTGATGAACTTTTTACAAAGTTTTCATGAAGCTTAGCCTAAG of Coleofasciculus chthonoplastes PCC 7420 contains these proteins:
- a CDS encoding AEC family transporter, which produces MPSLDPERLRPLFQLYLQLGGGVLLGWVLGRLMPRWIPTFIGQFLFWIGVPISIITFLRGADLSGKIWIAPIAAWVAILLGAGLAWFWIKGGGKFAANKGLTNDTPSGWTKPTQGSFLLASMVGNTGYLGFPVNLTLLGKNYFGWALFYDMLGTLLGAYGLGVVLAARFGQGEKSHGQLVRSLVINPALWSMGIGLGLRQVPLPGWLEEGMEKFAWSAIALSLVLIGMRLSQLASWRKVKQAGVGLGIKMLLLPLVLGIALSQFGIVGKPQLAIVLQMAMPPAFATLVIAEVYELDRELTVTALAVGSIGLLLTLPIWLLLFGA
- a CDS encoding PEP-CTERM sorting domain-containing protein (PEP-CTERM proteins occur, often in large numbers, in the proteomes of bacteria that also encode an exosortase, a predicted intramembrane cysteine proteinase. The presence of a PEP-CTERM domain at a protein's C-terminus predicts cleavage within the sorting domain, followed by covalent anchoring to some some component of the (usually Gram-negative) cell surface. Many PEP-CTERM proteins exhibit an unusual sequence composition that includes large numbers of potential glycosylation sites. Expression of one such protein has been shown restore the ability of a bacterium to form floc, a type of biofilm.), whose product is MKKAILGSLATIPLVAAGVLTNAGEANAIALTGKFQLASGASDMGQSIVKFSKNSLTFSPQPVTPVSITSNDPSFEVFNSANIGSILSFTPLLAETPFLDLGKTPIPGVVGFFPGDVDTIEDGEDIFTLQTATYDLKNSGANVAVDVAISGFFTSASNDISKGRGNITFQINNTTVDQVQAKLDAGKTIDENLKFSGAVFTATEVPEPGTIGGLLAVGSLGVGSILKQLKQKK
- a CDS encoding GGDEF domain-containing protein, with the protein product MDASVLIVGNPQFLKTFLDQIRTITSGKVEESANPEDALSKVQAKQYAILIVQATQNGSLELCKQVKEQLQLSWTYCILINDPSYSLSEGKAADPRREQIICAEALEGGADAYLPLTCTPTGDPGSTLAEYRLLKAHILAGWRSVQFYQKLLQTNDVLSTLALADPLTELNNRRAMEWELPRQIQNARTYITDLSVIMMDVDHFKSVNDTYGHQVGDRVLQLLSTRLQHNLRLQDTLFRYGGEEFLVVLNQTSGEEAKIVAKRLRYQINEQPFNVDGTIAIEITISVGIASLKASDDHKGESLVKRADHNLLRAKAKGTNQVLYSDDTLY
- a CDS encoding DJ-1/PfpI family protein, producing MSGKKILMVVGDFVEDYEVMVPFQALQMVGHTVHAVCPDKKAGDTVKTAVHDFEGDQTYSEKPGHNFALNATFSEVVAADYDALMIPGGRAPEYIRLNERVLEITRHFAQANKPIASICHGLQVLAAAGVLEGKSCTAYPACGPDVKSAGGLYTNIPVNEAMVDDNLVTAPAWPAHPAWLAEFLKLLGTKIEHQQMAAV
- a CDS encoding RNA-guided endonuclease InsQ/TnpB family protein, with the translated sequence MLVFEFKAKGKTAQYLAIDEAILTAQFVRNKCIRYWMDNEGVGQKDLYRHNTSLRAEFSFVKDLNSHACQTAVERAYSSIARFYSNCRKSIPGKKGYPKFKKNCRSVEYKTSGWKLSETRKQITFTDKKRIGKLKLKGTWDPSLRSRACLNFYQLGSIKRVRLVRRADGYYVQFLVNAENKVESQPTGKAIGLDVGLKEFYTDSNGYQEPNPRFYREGEKRLRFLQRRVSRTEIGSTNRKKAINRLGRFHLKISRQREEHAKRVARCVIQSNDLVAYEDLRIRNLVKNHCLAKSINDAGWYQFRKWLEYFGVKCGKITIAVNPAYSSQECSSCGTVVKKSLSTRTHICRCGCILDRDWNAAINILKIALSTAGHVGTWILNPNASGDLASTVLGASLFQQAGSMKEESLSL
- a CDS encoding M15 family metallopeptidase — translated: MKTPDFPGEPVNLSESTEEDIPVAVRDTPDTRRRSRLQPFLIILAVLGGGAIVLGLILSSSTSQSPQTITASPQPTTTDTSTSTTPEESESESENDVDNLLGHLPYEEAPLSELEPITSDGRIQLREAAAKKFKAMRAAAQADGIVLVAISGYRTQQQQQHLFFDIKAQRGQVATQRAEVSAPPGYSEHHTGYAVDIGDGRTPATNLNTNFENTAAFKWLEENAAYYSFELSFPKGNPQGVSYEPWHWRFVGDPDSLETFYKAQNLDRPDLEPSPSSSEPEDESSTREQGTGNRE
- a CDS encoding Rpn family recombination-promoting nuclease/putative transposase, giving the protein MRFISPKVDYAFKKIFGSEQSQEILISFLNAIIYDGEKVIQSLTIVNPYNPGQVISLKETYLDVKAVLADGSIVIIEMQVASMAAFNKRVAYNLAKSYSNQLAKGEDYPLINPAIAVTITDFTLFLDTDKIISKFSFHEEEDKFKILGNELRLIFVELPKFKKTLSEARTLADKWIYFLKEAASLDSIPKSLAEVSEIEFALQLANQANMTVEELDIVDRRGMMLQDEKGRITYAEEKGRLTEALALIMRQLKKRFGDIPAKLSRQIEDLSLEDLESLGEDFLDFNSLADLSSWLEERSP